A portion of the Edaphobacter lichenicola genome contains these proteins:
- a CDS encoding HipA family kinase gives MFGLAVLAVQAIRRMRGGAQSQLMLGADGKLWVVKFQNNPQDLRVLANELIATRLAAAVGLTVPVSDVVEVTEWLVSNTLDMFVELPQGQRQRYTAGLQFGSQFVGGLMPGQVVDYLPEQQLDEVRNLAEFAGMLCIDKWAGNCNGRQAVFERKPRERKYRATFIDQGFCFNAGEWTFPDSPLRGVYQRNQVYARVTGWESFEPWLGRVEAMEAGTLWEIAEAVPPEWYGGDTAVIERLMEQMLRRRSRVRELIGEFRDSNREPFPMWASGNRIVVPKQFADVSGVGKFVM, from the coding sequence GTGTTCGGCTTGGCGGTATTGGCAGTGCAGGCGATCAGAAGGATGCGGGGCGGGGCGCAGAGTCAGCTGATGCTGGGGGCGGATGGAAAGCTTTGGGTGGTGAAGTTTCAAAATAATCCTCAGGATCTGCGGGTTCTTGCGAATGAGTTGATTGCGACACGGCTGGCAGCAGCGGTGGGTTTGACGGTACCGGTGAGTGATGTTGTTGAGGTTACCGAATGGCTGGTGTCGAATACGCTGGATATGTTTGTGGAGCTGCCGCAAGGACAGAGGCAGAGGTATACGGCAGGGCTGCAGTTCGGATCGCAGTTTGTGGGTGGGTTGATGCCGGGGCAGGTGGTGGACTATCTCCCGGAGCAGCAGTTGGATGAGGTAAGGAACCTGGCGGAGTTTGCGGGGATGCTGTGTATCGATAAGTGGGCGGGTAACTGCAATGGGCGGCAGGCGGTGTTCGAGAGGAAGCCGAGAGAGCGGAAGTATCGGGCTACCTTTATCGACCAGGGCTTTTGCTTCAACGCGGGGGAGTGGACGTTCCCGGACTCTCCGCTGCGGGGTGTGTATCAGAGGAATCAGGTGTACGCACGGGTGACGGGATGGGAGAGCTTTGAACCCTGGCTGGGCCGCGTTGAAGCGATGGAGGCGGGGACACTGTGGGAGATCGCGGAGGCGGTGCCGCCGGAGTGGTATGGCGGGGATACAGCCGTGATCGAGCGGTTGATGGAGCAGATGTTGAGGCGTCGGTCGCGGGTGAGGGAGTTGATCGGGGAGTTTCGGGATTCGAATCGCGAGCCATTCCCGATGTGGGCGTCGGGAAACCGAATTGTTGTGCCAAAGCAGTTTGCAGATGTAAGTGGAGTGGGAAAATTTGTAATGTGA
- a CDS encoding terminase: MGKAPMDVEELLMLGKYMELQPAALRHVAEGLLRVRDREGVERPLRANAVQREFERRRGRQNIVLKARQMGITTWVAGRFFLKTITARGVMTVQVAQTREAAEGIFRMVQRFWECLPVELREGPLRRSRANAGQMCFPELDSEFRVVSAADESAGRGLTVQYLHCSEVSRWPGDAGAALAGLRAALVPGGEMVMESTPNGAYGCFYEEWGRGVELGVGGSDCLSDDVVRHFFPWWMEEAYVGAPVGDLREDERRLVSAHGLTAEQIGFRRGLEMSYRGLRSQEFAEDAESCFKATGECCFEVSTVEARLAELGGPVETRRGGALQVWLPPIAGKEYVVAVDTAGGGADGDFAAVQVIEMGSGMQCAELQQRLGTLELARVSAELAREYGGATIAVERNNHGAGVLAYLDSVERYARVYGQAGVAGWLTTAGSKPGMVSRMGALLVESPGMFFSRRLLGECRTFVAMAGGRTGAVNGAHDDCLMAMAIAQAVRAELVGKKR, from the coding sequence ATGGGTAAGGCTCCAATGGATGTCGAGGAGCTGCTGATGCTGGGGAAGTATATGGAATTGCAGCCAGCAGCTTTGCGGCATGTGGCTGAGGGTTTGTTGAGGGTTCGGGATCGTGAGGGCGTGGAGAGGCCGCTGCGGGCGAATGCGGTGCAGAGGGAGTTTGAACGGAGGCGCGGGCGTCAGAACATTGTGCTGAAGGCTCGGCAGATGGGGATTACGACTTGGGTGGCCGGGCGATTTTTTCTGAAGACGATTACGGCGCGTGGTGTGATGACGGTGCAGGTGGCACAGACGAGAGAGGCTGCAGAGGGGATCTTTCGGATGGTGCAGCGGTTCTGGGAGTGTCTGCCGGTTGAGCTTCGGGAGGGGCCGCTGCGGCGAAGTCGAGCGAATGCGGGGCAGATGTGTTTTCCGGAGTTGGATAGCGAGTTTCGTGTCGTGAGTGCTGCGGATGAGAGCGCGGGGCGAGGGTTGACGGTGCAGTATCTGCACTGCAGCGAGGTGAGCCGATGGCCGGGAGATGCAGGGGCGGCGCTTGCCGGGTTGCGGGCGGCGCTGGTGCCAGGTGGCGAGATGGTGATGGAGTCGACGCCGAATGGAGCTTACGGCTGTTTCTATGAGGAGTGGGGGCGCGGCGTTGAGCTGGGGGTTGGCGGGTCAGACTGTCTGAGTGACGATGTGGTGCGGCATTTTTTTCCATGGTGGATGGAAGAGGCTTATGTTGGGGCGCCAGTGGGCGATCTGAGGGAGGATGAGCGGCGGCTCGTGTCGGCGCATGGTTTGACTGCAGAGCAGATTGGGTTTCGGCGGGGGCTGGAGATGAGCTATCGGGGGCTGCGGTCGCAGGAGTTTGCAGAGGATGCGGAGAGCTGCTTCAAGGCTACGGGTGAGTGTTGCTTTGAGGTTTCGACCGTAGAGGCTCGGCTTGCTGAGTTGGGAGGGCCTGTGGAGACGCGGCGCGGAGGCGCTTTGCAGGTTTGGTTGCCGCCGATTGCCGGGAAGGAATATGTGGTTGCCGTGGATACCGCCGGCGGTGGGGCCGATGGTGATTTTGCTGCGGTGCAGGTGATTGAGATGGGATCCGGGATGCAGTGTGCGGAGTTGCAGCAGAGGTTGGGGACGCTGGAGCTGGCGAGGGTTTCGGCGGAGCTGGCGAGAGAGTATGGCGGGGCGACGATTGCTGTGGAGAGGAATAATCATGGAGCTGGCGTGCTTGCTTATCTGGATAGTGTGGAGCGGTATGCGCGAGTGTATGGGCAGGCAGGCGTTGCAGGATGGCTGACGACGGCGGGGTCGAAGCCTGGGATGGTGAGCCGGATGGGGGCGCTGTTGGTGGAATCGCCGGGGATGTTTTTTAGCCGGCGCCTGCTGGGGGAGTGTCGGACGTTTGTTGCTATGGCAGGGGGTAGGACTGGCGCGGTGAATGGGGCGCATGATGATTGTTTGATGGCTATGGCGATTGCGCAGGCGGTGCGGGCTGAGTTGGTGGGCAAGAAGCGATGA